ATCGACAGAGATCACGCTGTTCAGCACCTCGATCTCCTTCAGGGATCTCTTAAGCATGGCCTGATCCTCAGTCTCAATTATCGCCAGAAAGTCATGATCGCCGAAGAGGGTGTACAGCTTCTCCACGCCCTCAATGGCCTTTATGGAGGTGTATGCGATGTTCTCCTGGCAGGGGACAGCCTTGATAAGAACTACAGCAGAGACCATGCTCCACCCCCGATCAGTAGGTCGCGCCTCCAGTGGGTATCTGCGTGTTTACAGAGCACCTTCCGGCGAGGGGACATATGCTGCATCTGAGCGCGAGGTATCTGACCGCGCCGGGTCTCAATCCAGCACGGTACAGCTTTTCGAGACAGCTCTCATACTCGATCAGATCATCCACTGTTGTGTTGTAGAGAACCCAATCAGATCCGGACAATCCTGACACCTCCGCAGAAATGATCAGAGGCCGAGGGCCTCTTTAATCAGTGAAAACACCTGGGTGTTGTCCATCAGTCCATGCACCAAGCTCGCTCCAGGACCTGTGGCCCTGATGGTGACATCTGCTCCTGTATGTGTGGCCTCGTCCATCTCCACGAGGAAGTTGCATTTCGGACTCTTGATCTCCACAGTACCTGAGCCGAAAACCGGCATGATGCCGCCGCTCTCATAGGACTCCAGGTTCTCCGGCTGGATGATGAGACCGCCGCACTCGTGATCCGCTGTTACAATCACCAGAGTATCCTTGTTCTTCATCGCAAAATCGAGCGCCTTTCCCACAGCCTCATCAAATGCCAGTGTGTCCATGGTGGCGTTCTCCAGGCTCCTCTCATGACAGGCGTGATCTATCCTGCCACCCTCCACCATCAGGAAGAACCCCTTCGGGTTCTTCGAGAGCAGATAGATCGCCTTCTCGGTCATCTCAGCCAGGCTGGGGTCAGGATCAGAGGATCTCGCCCTTACCAGCTCGTACTCCATATGCGAGTTCTCGAAGATGCCGAGAAGCCTCTCTGTGGAATTTGCATCAAGCCCTCTGAAGGCTGTTCCATTGTAAACAAAAGTGTAGCCGAGGGCGGTTGCAGTCTCTATGAGATTCCTGTCATCCGTTCTCTTCCCCTTCCCGCCCAGCGGGCTCGTATCGTTTTTGCCGATGAAATAGCTCATTCCGCCACCGAGCGCTACCTCCACCCCGCTTGTCAGAAGCTGCTCCGCAATCTTACTCTCGTTGTCCCTGTTGTCCACATGCGCGTAAAATGCCGCGGGGGTTGCATGGGTTATCCTGGTTGTGGTGACCACGCCCGTTGAGAGACCGGCCTTCTCAGCAAGCTCAAGGATTGTTGTGAGGTTCCTTCCATCCCTGATACCGGGAATCGCGGTGGCATCCTGACCGATCACACCGTTGTTTGTCTTGTGTCCTGTGGCCATCGCTGTTGATGCTGGGGCAGAATCCGTCACAAAGGAGTTCGCGCTGAATGTCCTGAGGATCCCCGTGTGCTCCATGCTGTCCATGTACAGGCGGGTATCCGCATATCTTGAAAGATTCCATCCGGCCTTCTCAATTCTGGCCATCGTCTCCTGGCTTATTCCCATGCCATCGCCTATCATCAGGATCACATTCTTGGCCCTCTGAGAATCCTTAAGCTCAGAGCCGTCTGCGCTGCCGATGGTCACGCACGAGAGCATGATCATCAAGCTAAGAAGTGCTGAAGTATATACTCCCATCTTCATTCAGAGACCTCCAAGCATCGATTTTTATTGGTGAATTTAATTTTGATCGAAATAGAATATAGTTTAGAACATTGTGTATATAGATTAATTTAAAATATATTCGAAGCGTTCGACGAAAATTGGAGCGCCCGTCTATGTTGTGGTTTCGGTCGCTGAATGGTGTATCGCTATATGATCCGCAATTTTCAGAGGGGGAACAGAAGTCTTCTTCCTTTTATCTCAAGCATCTCGACATCAATCCCATAAGCTGCTCGAATGTTCTCTACTGTCATGACCTCTTCGGGTGCGCCCATCGCGATGACATTATGCATTTCTGAGGGATCACCATCGACCTTTCTCATCAGGACTATTCTGTCAGAGAAGATCAGCGCATGGTTTGGATCGTGAAGCGACATCACAACCGTCATCAGGCCGCTTTCAGCGAACCCCCTGACGGTCTTCAGAATCCTGATCTGGTTCCTGAAATCGAGGTACGAGGTCGGCTCGTCGAGCAGCAAAAATGACGGCTCCTGCGCCAGCGCCCTTGCAATCATCGCAAGCTGGCGCTCGCCGCCGCTTATCTGATTGTATGGACGATCTGCTAAGTGAAGAGCAGCAACCATCTCCAGGGCCCTGTATGCCTTCTCCAGATCGCGCTTGCCTGGCTTTGATAAAGGGGAGATATATGAAAGCCTGCCGGTTAGCACCACATCCAGGACTGTGAATGGAAATGTCGACCTGTGGGCCTGCGGCACGTGCCCCATGAGCCTTGCCATCTCATTGGGCCTTATGGATCTGGTATCTCTTCCGTCGACATAAACCCGTCCGCTTGTTTGTGGCAGCAGCCCGTTGATTATCTTAAGCAACGTGGTCTTGCCGCAACCGTTTGGCCCCAGGAGGGTGACCACTTTTCCCTTTTCGATCTCCATGCATATGTTGTTGAGCACAGACCTGCCGTTATAGCTGAGCGATACACCATCGATCAGGATCCCATCACCAGAAGTCATTCCCATCCTCCGCTGCGTGTGCTTCTGAGCAGATACGCGAAGAACGGTGCACCTATCAGCGTGGTGATCACGCCTACAGGAACCTCAAAGCCCATTCCAGCGCGCGCAATATCGTCGACAAGAACCATGAACGCTGCTCCGGATGTTATGCAGAGCGGTATCAGATATGTATGATCGGGACCGAATATCATCCGCA
Above is a genomic segment from Methanothrix sp. containing:
- a CDS encoding alkaline phosphatase — encoded protein: MKMGVYTSALLSLMIMLSCVTIGSADGSELKDSQRAKNVILMIGDGMGISQETMARIEKAGWNLSRYADTRLYMDSMEHTGILRTFSANSFVTDSAPASTAMATGHKTNNGVIGQDATAIPGIRDGRNLTTILELAEKAGLSTGVVTTTRITHATPAAFYAHVDNRDNESKIAEQLLTSGVEVALGGGMSYFIGKNDTSPLGGKGKRTDDRNLIETATALGYTFVYNGTAFRGLDANSTERLLGIFENSHMEYELVRARSSDPDPSLAEMTEKAIYLLSKNPKGFFLMVEGGRIDHACHERSLENATMDTLAFDEAVGKALDFAMKNKDTLVIVTADHECGGLIIQPENLESYESGGIMPVFGSGTVEIKSPKCNFLVEMDEATHTGADVTIRATGPGASLVHGLMDNTQVFSLIKEALGL
- a CDS encoding Lrp/AsnC ligand binding domain-containing protein, with protein sequence MVSAVVLIKAVPCQENIAYTSIKAIEGVEKLYTLFGDHDFLAIIETEDQAMLKRSLKEIEVLNSVISVDALLSRTSLSLKNREASDLSALHQDQNHITSIDERTFSDRVILK
- a CDS encoding ABC transporter ATP-binding protein; translated protein: MTSGDGILIDGVSLSYNGRSVLNNICMEIEKGKVVTLLGPNGCGKTTLLKIINGLLPQTSGRVYVDGRDTRSIRPNEMARLMGHVPQAHRSTFPFTVLDVVLTGRLSYISPLSKPGKRDLEKAYRALEMVAALHLADRPYNQISGGERQLAMIARALAQEPSFLLLDEPTSYLDFRNQIRILKTVRGFAESGLMTVVMSLHDPNHALIFSDRIVLMRKVDGDPSEMHNVIAMGAPEEVMTVENIRAAYGIDVEMLEIKGRRLLFPL